A part of Marinomonas rhizomae genomic DNA contains:
- a CDS encoding valine--tRNA ligase produces the protein MEKTYQPQSIEQPIYKRWEEGGYFSPQGNGSPFSIMIPPPNVTGSLHMGHAFQHTLMDAMIRRERMKGSRTLWQPGCDHAGIATQMVVERQLAAQNVTRHELGREKFLEKVWEWKGQSGGTISDQMRVLGDSVAWDKERFTMDPGMSAAVQEVFVRLFDEGIIYRGQRLVNWDPVLHTAISDLEVVSEEENGFMWYFRYPLADGVKTAEGKDYIVVATTRPETMFGDAAVAVALDDERFTDLVGKFVELPLVGRRIPIVADEYVDKEFGTGCVKITPAHDFNDYEVGKRHDMPLINILTDDAAINDVAPEKYHGMDRFDARKAVVADFDALGLLEKVVDHKLKVPRGERGNTVIEPYLTQQWYVAVESLAKPAIEAVENGDIQFVPKQWENTYFAWMRDLNDWCISRQLWWGHQIPAWYDADGKHYVGKNEDEVRAKYSLAADVELTQDEDVLDTWFSSALWTFATQGWPEETQDFAEFSESDVLVTGFDIIFFWVARMIMMTLKFTDKVPFKTVYITGLIRDERGDKMSKSKGNVIDPLDLINGIDIESLVAKRTYGMMQPRLAEKVEKNTRETYPEGIQAYGTDALRFTLCSLASGGRDIKFDLNRLEGYRNFCNKIWNATRYVLMNTEDQDCGQSGAEVELSLADKWIISRLQHAEDAVNRAFETHRFDLASQALYEFMWHEYCDWYLELSKPVLWDENATPEQLMGTRRTLVRVLEAFLRLAHPMMPFLTEEIWQRVAPLAGVEGDTVMLGEYPMANDAKKDAQAEADVEWLKGVIEGIRNIRGEMNISPSKPLTILFRNGSEQDQARLDANLTFLQTLAKLESVTWLNAGDEAPMSATALVGDMEVLVPMAGLIDKEAELARLQKEIDKASKELQRIQGKLSNDSFVAKAPAEVVEKERAKCDDLQLAVSKLEEQKVSIESL, from the coding sequence ATGGAAAAGACCTACCAACCTCAGAGTATTGAACAGCCTATTTATAAACGTTGGGAAGAGGGTGGATATTTTTCCCCTCAAGGCAACGGTTCTCCATTCTCTATCATGATTCCACCACCAAACGTTACCGGCAGTTTGCACATGGGGCATGCGTTTCAGCATACCTTGATGGATGCGATGATTCGCCGTGAACGAATGAAAGGTAGCCGTACACTATGGCAGCCAGGTTGTGACCATGCTGGTATTGCAACTCAAATGGTGGTTGAGCGCCAATTAGCCGCTCAGAATGTGACTCGTCATGAGCTAGGCCGTGAAAAGTTTCTTGAAAAAGTTTGGGAGTGGAAAGGCCAGTCTGGCGGCACTATTTCTGACCAGATGCGCGTGTTAGGCGACTCTGTCGCTTGGGATAAAGAGCGCTTTACAATGGACCCTGGTATGTCTGCGGCGGTTCAGGAAGTGTTTGTTCGCCTATTTGACGAAGGTATCATTTATCGTGGTCAGCGTCTTGTAAACTGGGACCCTGTTTTACACACGGCTATTTCTGATCTTGAAGTGGTTTCTGAAGAAGAAAATGGCTTCATGTGGTACTTCCGTTACCCACTTGCTGATGGTGTAAAAACCGCGGAAGGTAAGGATTACATTGTTGTTGCGACCACACGCCCAGAAACTATGTTTGGTGATGCTGCCGTTGCTGTTGCGTTGGATGACGAGCGTTTTACAGACCTAGTTGGCAAATTTGTTGAACTGCCATTGGTTGGTCGTCGTATTCCAATTGTTGCTGATGAATACGTAGATAAAGAATTTGGCACGGGTTGTGTGAAAATTACGCCAGCTCATGACTTCAATGACTATGAAGTTGGCAAACGCCACGATATGCCATTGATCAACATATTGACCGACGATGCAGCGATCAACGATGTAGCCCCCGAGAAATATCATGGCATGGATCGTTTTGATGCTCGTAAAGCTGTAGTAGCCGATTTTGATGCGCTTGGTTTGCTTGAGAAAGTTGTCGACCATAAGCTAAAAGTACCACGTGGTGAGCGTGGTAATACGGTGATTGAACCTTACTTGACACAGCAGTGGTATGTGGCGGTTGAGTCATTGGCTAAGCCTGCGATTGAAGCGGTTGAAAATGGCGATATCCAGTTTGTTCCTAAGCAATGGGAAAATACCTACTTTGCTTGGATGCGCGATCTTAATGATTGGTGTATCTCTCGTCAGCTTTGGTGGGGGCATCAAATTCCAGCTTGGTATGATGCGGATGGAAAGCATTATGTTGGTAAAAATGAAGATGAGGTTCGCGCTAAATATAGCCTCGCGGCAGATGTTGAGCTAACTCAAGATGAAGACGTGCTAGACACTTGGTTCTCTTCAGCACTTTGGACGTTTGCAACACAAGGTTGGCCAGAAGAAACACAAGATTTTGCTGAATTTAGTGAATCAGACGTGTTGGTAACAGGCTTTGATATTATTTTCTTCTGGGTTGCCAGAATGATCATGATGACCTTGAAATTTACCGATAAAGTCCCTTTCAAAACCGTTTACATTACCGGTCTTATTCGTGATGAACGCGGCGATAAAATGTCGAAATCCAAAGGTAATGTTATTGATCCATTGGATTTGATTAATGGTATTGATATCGAGTCCTTGGTGGCGAAACGTACTTACGGCATGATGCAACCTCGCTTAGCGGAAAAAGTCGAAAAGAATACACGCGAAACCTATCCTGAAGGGATTCAAGCTTATGGTACTGATGCTTTGCGTTTTACGCTTTGTTCATTGGCGTCCGGTGGGCGTGATATTAAGTTCGACCTGAACCGTCTTGAAGGTTACCGTAATTTCTGTAATAAGATTTGGAATGCAACGCGTTATGTCTTGATGAATACAGAAGATCAAGACTGTGGTCAAAGTGGTGCTGAAGTTGAATTGTCGCTTGCTGATAAGTGGATTATTTCCCGTTTGCAGCATGCAGAAGATGCCGTCAACCGTGCTTTCGAGACGCATCGTTTTGATTTGGCTTCTCAGGCCTTGTATGAATTTATGTGGCACGAATATTGTGATTGGTATTTGGAGTTGTCTAAGCCTGTTCTTTGGGACGAAAACGCTACGCCTGAACAATTGATGGGGACTCGTCGTACTTTAGTGCGTGTGTTGGAAGCTTTTCTGCGTCTTGCTCACCCGATGATGCCATTCTTAACAGAAGAAATTTGGCAGCGTGTTGCGCCACTAGCGGGTGTTGAAGGTGACACTGTGATGCTGGGTGAATACCCAATGGCTAATGATGCGAAAAAAGATGCGCAAGCAGAAGCCGATGTAGAATGGCTGAAAGGTGTTATCGAAGGTATTCGTAATATCCGTGGTGAAATGAATATTTCTCCTTCTAAGCCGCTGACTATTTTGTTCCGTAATGGTTCTGAGCAAGATCAAGCGCGTTTAGATGCGAACTTAACCTTCTTGCAAACTCTGGCGAAGCTAGAATCTGTAACTTGGTTGAATGCGGGTGATGAAGCGCCAATGTCTGCTACTGCATTAGTAGGTGATATGGAAGTGCTTGTCCCAATGGCAGGCTTGATTGATAAA
- a CDS encoding leucyl aminopeptidase: MNMALFDRLSTVQADLLVAFVPSEGDFPESTSWVDENANGQVSQLRETGVFKGGVAQTLLLPAVSQDFAQAVLLVGIGKDAELSDMQARKVIAAVAAQIKGLPFASVAVASAGLVLKNRSQADVLALVAQWLNEGFYNFLGFKKDDAEKATKVTALLLEGTDEAALAIGTATAKGSAFARQLGNLPGNVCTPSYLASQAQQLGEEYSIGVELLDESKMDELGMHCLLSVGHGSDQPSYLIVMNYRGGEEGDAPHVLLGKGITFDTGGISLKPGPKMDEMKYDMCGAASVFGTMKAICELKPKLNFTAVIAAAENMPSARATKPGDIVKTMSGQTVEILNTDAEGRLVLCDALTYIERFKPKSVVDIATLTGACVVALGSVNSGMYANNDGLASELKTASQVSADKIWQMPLDEEYQQQLDSNFADIGNIGGPEAGSVTAACFLSRFTGSYPWAHLDIAGTAWSGGATKGASGRPVALLTRYLLGKA; the protein is encoded by the coding sequence ATGAATATGGCGTTATTTGATCGCTTGTCTACTGTTCAAGCAGATTTGCTTGTTGCCTTTGTTCCTAGTGAGGGCGACTTCCCTGAATCCACATCTTGGGTGGATGAAAATGCCAACGGACAAGTATCTCAGTTGCGTGAAACTGGTGTATTTAAAGGTGGCGTTGCGCAGACTTTATTGCTGCCAGCGGTGTCTCAAGATTTTGCTCAAGCCGTTTTGTTGGTTGGTATTGGTAAAGACGCTGAATTGAGCGACATGCAAGCTCGTAAAGTGATTGCTGCTGTAGCGGCTCAAATTAAAGGTTTGCCATTTGCATCGGTTGCTGTCGCAAGTGCTGGCCTAGTATTGAAAAACCGTTCTCAAGCAGATGTGCTTGCTTTAGTTGCTCAATGGCTAAATGAAGGTTTTTATAATTTCCTTGGCTTCAAAAAAGATGACGCTGAGAAGGCGACAAAAGTCACCGCTTTGTTGTTAGAGGGTACAGACGAAGCTGCTTTGGCGATTGGTACGGCAACGGCAAAAGGTTCTGCCTTTGCTCGTCAGTTAGGGAACCTTCCTGGTAATGTTTGTACGCCAAGTTACTTAGCATCCCAAGCTCAGCAGCTAGGTGAAGAATACAGTATCGGTGTTGAGTTACTAGACGAAAGCAAAATGGATGAACTCGGCATGCACTGCTTGTTGTCCGTAGGTCATGGTAGTGATCAGCCAAGTTATTTAATCGTGATGAACTATCGCGGTGGTGAAGAAGGTGACGCGCCTCATGTTCTTTTAGGTAAGGGTATTACCTTCGATACAGGTGGTATTTCCTTGAAGCCTGGTCCGAAAATGGACGAGATGAAATACGACATGTGTGGTGCAGCCAGTGTTTTTGGCACTATGAAAGCAATTTGTGAGTTAAAACCAAAACTGAACTTCACGGCCGTCATTGCAGCAGCCGAGAATATGCCAAGTGCTCGTGCGACTAAGCCAGGCGATATTGTGAAGACTATGTCTGGCCAAACGGTAGAAATTTTGAATACTGATGCTGAAGGTCGTTTGGTGCTTTGTGATGCATTGACTTACATTGAGCGCTTCAAGCCAAAATCGGTTGTGGATATCGCGACATTGACTGGTGCTTGTGTGGTTGCCTTGGGAAGCGTTAATTCTGGTATGTACGCGAACAATGACGGTCTAGCGTCTGAGTTGAAAACAGCGAGCCAAGTATCAGCTGATAAAATTTGGCAAATGCCTCTTGATGAAGAATATCAGCAGCAGCTTGATAGTAACTTTGCAGACATTGGTAATATCGGTGGTCCAGAAGCTGGTTCTGTAACGGCGGCTTGCTTCTTGTCTCGTTTTACGGGCTCATATCCTTGGGCGCATTTGGATATTGCTGGTACCGCATGGTCAGGTGGTGCAACGAAAGGTGCAAGTGGTCGTCCAGTCGCTTTGTTGACGCGTTATTTGCTTGGTAAAGCGTAA
- the lptF gene encoding LPS export ABC transporter permease LptF yields the protein MTLRLFKYLAKEVLVSTAGVTLILLLVILSGRISSYLGRIADGKMTFESLFLILGYHIPSFVQMILPLAFFLALLLSFGRLYIENEMSVLFSSGISKIKLAGYTLGIALIISSVSASINFWLAPYSEYKAAETSQAQDQLSAFDLLKPGRFEGSGQRTTYIDSFSNEGWMNQIFLSDVTSKKNSSVPILTFAANAEQIRVSAQGDRNYLVFKDGTRYEGKPGTANYRITQFDTYAVRMEDKTNKVIDDAYTKTTLSLLNSNSLLDKVELQWRISLVIIIPILAMIGLSLSQVNPRQGRFFKMLPAILLMIFYIALLIWGRTSLEKGKLPIQFGLWWIHGIFIFIAAVLFAQYNQIFERRKARPSHTANTSE from the coding sequence GTGACTTTGAGACTATTTAAATACTTAGCGAAAGAAGTGCTGGTGTCAACAGCTGGCGTCACGCTAATTTTGCTGCTCGTCATTTTAAGCGGTCGAATTTCCAGCTACTTAGGTCGTATTGCCGATGGAAAAATGACCTTCGAATCTTTATTTTTAATTCTCGGCTACCATATTCCTAGCTTCGTACAGATGATTCTACCATTAGCCTTTTTCTTAGCTTTACTACTTTCCTTTGGGCGCCTTTATATAGAAAACGAAATGTCTGTACTGTTTTCAAGCGGCATCAGCAAGATCAAACTTGCTGGCTACACATTAGGTATTGCCTTAATTATCAGCTCAGTTAGTGCTTCTATCAACTTTTGGCTTGCCCCATACAGTGAATACAAAGCGGCCGAAACCTCGCAGGCGCAAGACCAACTGTCTGCTTTCGACCTTTTAAAACCTGGGCGTTTTGAAGGCAGCGGCCAGCGCACTACTTATATAGACAGCTTCTCTAACGAGGGTTGGATGAATCAAATATTCCTGTCCGACGTAACAAGCAAGAAGAACAGTAGCGTTCCCATTTTGACCTTTGCAGCCAATGCAGAGCAAATACGAGTCAGCGCACAAGGAGACAGAAACTATCTAGTTTTCAAAGACGGCACACGCTACGAAGGCAAGCCAGGTACAGCAAATTATCGAATAACCCAATTTGACACCTACGCTGTACGCATGGAAGACAAAACCAACAAAGTCATTGACGACGCCTACACCAAAACAACGCTAAGCTTACTTAACAGCAACTCCTTGCTGGACAAAGTCGAGCTCCAATGGCGCATTTCATTGGTCATCATCATTCCGATACTTGCCATGATCGGCCTATCGTTAAGCCAAGTAAATCCAAGGCAAGGCCGATTTTTCAAAATGCTACCGGCAATTCTTTTGATGATTTTCTACATTGCCCTTCTAATTTGGGGACGAACATCGCTCGAAAAAGGCAAACTCCCGATCCAGTTTGGTTTATGGTGGATACACGGTATATTCATATTCATCGCTGCGGTACTTTTTGCACAGTACAATCAAATATTTGAGCGCCGTAAGGCTAGACCTTCCCATACTGCGAACACAAGTGAGTAA
- the lptG gene encoding LPS export ABC transporter permease LptG, whose protein sequence is MTKIDRYIGNSVLWAFLIVAVVLLGLDFALTLIEQIKKVNDSYTIQSLLQVILFRLPGKFAEYIPVASLIGTLTGLGTLAATSELTVMRAAGMPIWRIGFAACQPILLVSLIGMGISEFVAPAAEQKANLIEKFKGQESGTFSLTGGVWLKADNSFVYIDAADDTGKLYNLQIFSPDGQKLKHIKTATSAEHIKDSVWQLNNVKETIFAADHIETKSMPQAEWSISIKPEHLFLASQEPDSLSLSQLQSYQAYLKQQKLDGSQYELEFWITALRPIASLALVLVALSSVFGPLRSSTMGGRIFTGVIIGLAFQNALNLFGRMSVAIDFPPVIGVSIPIAICLLAGIILVKRRG, encoded by the coding sequence ATGACTAAAATAGACAGATATATTGGCAATAGCGTTTTATGGGCCTTTTTGATCGTCGCTGTCGTTCTGCTCGGATTGGATTTCGCCCTCACTCTTATAGAGCAAATCAAGAAAGTAAATGACAGCTACACCATCCAATCTTTGTTGCAAGTTATCCTATTTCGCCTACCGGGAAAATTCGCAGAATACATCCCTGTCGCTTCACTGATTGGCACACTAACAGGATTGGGCACACTTGCGGCCACATCGGAATTAACCGTTATGCGCGCCGCTGGCATGCCTATTTGGCGCATTGGCTTTGCTGCATGCCAGCCAATATTACTCGTTTCTTTAATAGGAATGGGGATTTCGGAGTTTGTCGCCCCCGCTGCAGAGCAGAAAGCCAATTTGATAGAAAAATTCAAAGGACAAGAAAGCGGCACGTTTTCACTGACTGGCGGTGTGTGGCTAAAAGCAGATAATAGCTTTGTTTATATCGATGCAGCCGACGACACAGGAAAGCTCTATAACTTACAAATTTTTTCGCCTGACGGTCAGAAATTAAAACACATAAAAACAGCGACCAGTGCCGAGCACATTAAAGATTCTGTTTGGCAACTCAATAATGTAAAAGAAACCATATTTGCTGCAGACCATATCGAGACCAAAAGCATGCCGCAAGCCGAATGGAGCATCAGCATAAAACCTGAACACTTATTCCTCGCTTCGCAAGAGCCTGACTCTTTATCGTTAAGCCAACTGCAGAGCTATCAAGCTTACCTGAAACAACAAAAGCTTGATGGATCACAATACGAGCTAGAATTCTGGATTACAGCACTACGACCCATCGCCTCATTAGCGTTAGTACTGGTTGCTCTATCTAGTGTATTTGGGCCATTACGGTCTTCCACTATGGGTGGTCGAATATTTACTGGTGTTATCATCGGCCTAGCGTTCCAAAACGCGCTCAACTTGTTTGGCAGAATGAGTGTCGCAATAGATTTCCCTCCGGTTATTGGCGTCAGCATTCCTATTGCTATTTGCTTACTGGCGGGCATCATATTGGTAAAACGCAGAGGCTAG
- a CDS encoding aminotransferase class I/II-fold pyridoxal phosphate-dependent enzyme translates to MEKHKLAARVGQISPFQVMEVLARAKQLQAQGEDVIHLEVGEPDFVAVDAVADAGVEAIQQGKTGYTSATGLPELKHAISDYYLSRYQVSVSPERIIVTPGASGALLLMASLMVNSGDDVLMPDPCYPCNRHFLIQAGAKATLVETKPEEGFEMDLGSLANHWSESTSGLWLASPSNPTGAVLNKSYIAQAWEKVSELGGHLLVDEIYQGLVYEGDDFSALSIADDIFVVNSFSKYFAMTGWRLGWLVVPEWAVEGATKLAQNLFIAAPSVSQYAAVRAFSPDVLAECEVRRQTLDARRLVLLEGLKAIGLPVVAPAHGAFYIYVDVSNVTQDAMAWCLALLEQEKVALTPGADFGIKDAHKYVRFAYTCDELRLQEALARIARFMASSLK, encoded by the coding sequence ATGGAAAAACACAAGTTGGCAGCAAGAGTAGGGCAAATTTCACCCTTTCAGGTGATGGAGGTGTTGGCTCGTGCCAAGCAGTTGCAAGCTCAAGGTGAGGATGTGATTCACCTTGAAGTTGGGGAGCCTGATTTTGTTGCGGTGGATGCGGTTGCAGATGCTGGTGTTGAGGCGATTCAACAAGGTAAAACGGGTTACACTTCGGCAACCGGCTTGCCTGAATTGAAGCACGCAATTAGTGATTACTATCTTAGTCGTTATCAAGTTTCCGTTTCGCCAGAACGTATTATTGTTACACCCGGAGCTTCTGGGGCATTGTTGTTAATGGCGTCGTTGATGGTTAACTCTGGTGATGATGTTTTGATGCCAGATCCGTGTTATCCATGTAATCGCCATTTTTTGATTCAAGCGGGCGCGAAAGCGACGCTGGTTGAAACAAAACCTGAAGAAGGTTTTGAAATGGACTTGGGTTCTTTGGCTAATCACTGGAGTGAAAGCACCTCTGGTCTTTGGCTTGCTTCACCTTCTAACCCTACTGGAGCGGTGCTCAATAAATCCTATATTGCGCAAGCGTGGGAGAAGGTGAGTGAGCTTGGTGGTCATTTGTTGGTGGATGAAATCTATCAAGGCTTGGTTTACGAAGGCGATGATTTTTCGGCTTTGTCGATTGCTGATGATATTTTTGTAGTGAATAGCTTCTCGAAATATTTTGCTATGACTGGTTGGCGATTAGGTTGGTTGGTCGTGCCCGAGTGGGCTGTCGAGGGTGCGACAAAGCTAGCGCAAAACTTGTTTATTGCCGCGCCGAGTGTTTCTCAATATGCGGCAGTGCGTGCATTCTCGCCAGATGTATTGGCTGAGTGCGAAGTGCGTCGACAAACATTAGATGCTCGTCGCTTGGTTTTGCTAGAAGGTTTGAAGGCTATCGGCTTGCCTGTTGTTGCGCCGGCGCATGGGGCTTTTTACATATATGTGGATGTATCAAATGTGACACAAGATGCAATGGCGTGGTGTTTAGCGTTACTTGAGCAGGAAAAAGTAGCGCTTACTCCCGGAGCAGATTTCGGCATTAAAGACGCGCATAAATATGTGCGCTTTGCTTACACTTGTGATGAGCTTAGATTGCAAGAGGCGCTAGCGAGAATTGCTCGATTCATGGCTTCTTCGTTGAAGTGA